A single window of Malus sylvestris chromosome 5, drMalSylv7.2, whole genome shotgun sequence DNA harbors:
- the LOC126621422 gene encoding uncharacterized protein LOC126621422 isoform X3 — MASTQNQSAHVDLFDAYFRRADLDRDGRISGNEAVAFFQGSGLPKQVLAQFREGRPLPAVLPSNIMFDLSHFFQPSNNYSNAGNVAWRPASATDAWSWCSAHGTPSWGKATEDSCSFSC; from the exons ATGGCGTCGACGCAGAACCAATCGGCGCATGTGGATCTCTTCGACGCGTATTTCCGACGGGCCGATTTGGACCGCGATGGCCGGATTAGTGGCAATGAAGCCGTCGCTTTCTTCCAGGGCTCTGGTCTCCCCAAACAGGTCCTTGCgcag TTTAGGGAGGGACGCCCTCTTCCAGCAGTGCTACCAAGCAATATTATGTTTGATTTATCCCATTTTTTTCAACCTTCAAATAATTACTCCAATGCTGGCAATGTAGCCTGGAGACCTGCTTCTG CAACTGATGCCTGGTCCTGGTGCTCGGCACATGGCACCCCCAGCTGGGGGAAGGCCACCGAAGACAGTTGCTCCTTCTCATGCTGA
- the LOC126621422 gene encoding uncharacterized protein LOC126621422 isoform X1, whose product MASTQNQSAHVDLFDAYFRRADLDRDGRISGNEAVAFFQGSGLPKQVLAQFREGRPLPAVLPSNIMFDLSHFFQPSNNYSNAGNVAWRPASGFQQQQLMPGPGARHMAPPAGGRPPKTVAPSHAEEKQQAN is encoded by the exons ATGGCGTCGACGCAGAACCAATCGGCGCATGTGGATCTCTTCGACGCGTATTTCCGACGGGCCGATTTGGACCGCGATGGCCGGATTAGTGGCAATGAAGCCGTCGCTTTCTTCCAGGGCTCTGGTCTCCCCAAACAGGTCCTTGCgcag TTTAGGGAGGGACGCCCTCTTCCAGCAGTGCTACCAAGCAATATTATGTTTGATTTATCCCATTTTTTTCAACCTTCAAATAATTACTCCAATGCTGGCAATGTAGCCTGGAGACCTGCTTCTG GCTTTCAACAACAGCAACTGATGCCTGGTCCTGGTGCTCGGCACATGGCACCCCCAGCTGGGGGAAGGCCACCGAAGACAGTTGCTCCTTCTCATGCTGAGGAAAAGCAGCAGGCCAATTAG
- the LOC126621422 gene encoding uncharacterized protein LOC126621422 isoform X5, producing the protein MASTQNQSAHVDLFDAYFRRADLDRDGRISGNEAVAFFQGSGLPKQVLAQQLMPGPGARHMAPPAGGRPPKTVAPSHAEEKQQAN; encoded by the exons ATGGCGTCGACGCAGAACCAATCGGCGCATGTGGATCTCTTCGACGCGTATTTCCGACGGGCCGATTTGGACCGCGATGGCCGGATTAGTGGCAATGAAGCCGTCGCTTTCTTCCAGGGCTCTGGTCTCCCCAAACAGGTCCTTGCgcag CAACTGATGCCTGGTCCTGGTGCTCGGCACATGGCACCCCCAGCTGGGGGAAGGCCACCGAAGACAGTTGCTCCTTCTCATGCTGAGGAAAAGCAGCAGGCCAATTAG